A genomic segment from Pseudomonadota bacterium encodes:
- a CDS encoding adenylate kinase, whose translation MRIVLLGAPGAGKGTVAKQLTDYDGSVQISTGDILRNAVKAGTELGKTAKGFMERGELVPDQLIMDIMEARLKDPDCQKGFLLDGFPRTIPQAEALKKLLAKLNIKLDRVINLDVPKDVILDRLTTRRTCSNADCQEIYNIKSKPPKTDGTCFKCGSQAIQRADETEEAITKRLETYNEKTSPLTNFYEKEGLLKSISSLSSEEIVAQVKAALR comes from the coding sequence ATGAGAATTGTTTTATTGGGCGCCCCTGGTGCCGGAAAAGGCACAGTGGCTAAACAACTGACGGATTATGATGGCTCAGTACAGATTTCGACCGGTGATATTTTACGGAATGCCGTTAAGGCCGGGACAGAACTCGGCAAAACAGCAAAGGGTTTTATGGAACGGGGCGAACTTGTTCCTGATCAACTTATCATGGATATTATGGAGGCAAGGCTGAAAGACCCTGATTGTCAGAAGGGATTCCTGCTTGATGGCTTTCCGAGAACAATTCCGCAGGCAGAGGCTTTGAAGAAATTGCTCGCCAAACTGAACATAAAACTGGACCGGGTCATTAATCTCGATGTTCCGAAAGATGTTATTCTCGACAGGCTTACCACAAGAAGAACCTGTTCAAATGCTGATTGTCAGGAGATATACAATATCAAAAGCAAACCGCCAAAGACAGATGGAACCTGCTTCAAATGCGGTTCACAGGCGATACAGCGTGCAGATGAAACGGAAGAGGCCATTACAAAAAGGCTCGAAACTTACAATGAAAAGACATCCCCTCTCACCAATTTCTATGAGAAAGAGGGACTTCTCAAATCTATCAGCTCATTAAGCAGCGAAGAAATTGTTGCTCAGGTCAAAGCAGCGCTAAGATAA
- a CDS encoding efflux transporter outer membrane subunit: MNRILIVSIIALSFVGCAIGPDYLRPRIDTPTAFRYEPAETARTANTEWWKQFRDPVLDQLITEALLNNKDVKIAAARVEQAAGILMTTRSSLFPQLNYNGTGSNQRLSGTNSQPVLYNNPSASLQILGGATWEIDLWGKIRRLTEAARANVLASEEARRGIVLSLVAEVASSYINLRALDEQLVIAKRTLATYSESVKLFELQYKYGQVSLMVVEQARTQYETAAATIPQIESQIVTTENALSVLLGRNPGPMPRGKQLHELAMPAIPAGLPSELLERRPDILQAEQNLIAANAQIGAAKALYFPSISLTGAYGGSSTNLSDLFRGPSNTWNYGGSFIGPIFTASNIEGQVRGAEAGQRAAIITYEQTIQKAFADVENALISSQKLGEQLSAEQKKVASYKEYARLARLQYTGGYAPYLNVLYAEAQLFPSELSVVQTRGGNLVALVNIYKAMGGGWVTEAEKQTKTATSNHSTGN, from the coding sequence ATGAACCGAATACTGATCGTTTCTATAATTGCCCTGTCTTTCGTCGGCTGCGCAATCGGCCCTGACTATCTTCGGCCCCGCATTGACACGCCGACGGCCTTCAGATACGAACCGGCCGAGACTGCCCGGACTGCCAATACAGAGTGGTGGAAACAGTTTCGCGATCCGGTCCTTGACCAGCTCATCACCGAGGCCCTTCTCAACAACAAGGATGTGAAGATTGCCGCTGCCCGGGTTGAACAGGCTGCAGGCATCCTCATGACCACCAGGTCGAGCCTTTTCCCCCAGCTCAATTACAACGGGACCGGTTCCAACCAACGCCTTTCAGGGACCAACTCGCAACCTGTGCTGTACAATAATCCCTCTGCCAGCCTCCAGATACTCGGGGGCGCCACCTGGGAGATTGATCTCTGGGGTAAGATCAGGAGATTGACCGAGGCGGCACGGGCCAATGTGCTGGCAAGCGAGGAGGCAAGGAGGGGCATCGTCCTGTCCCTTGTCGCCGAGGTCGCTTCATCCTATATTAATCTCCGTGCCCTTGATGAACAGCTTGTAATCGCAAAACGGACCCTTGCCACCTACTCCGAATCGGTAAAACTTTTCGAACTGCAATATAAATACGGCCAGGTCTCTCTTATGGTAGTTGAACAGGCCCGCACCCAATATGAAACCGCTGCAGCGACAATACCCCAGATTGAGAGCCAGATCGTGACTACAGAGAATGCCCTTTCGGTTCTTCTCGGTCGCAACCCGGGCCCTATGCCCCGGGGTAAGCAGCTTCATGAGCTTGCCATGCCGGCAATCCCTGCGGGGCTTCCCTCGGAACTGCTCGAACGTCGTCCTGATATCCTCCAGGCGGAACAGAATCTGATTGCTGCCAATGCCCAGATAGGGGCAGCAAAGGCCCTCTACTTTCCGTCCATATCCCTGACCGGCGCCTACGGCGGATCAAGCACCAATCTTTCCGACCTCTTCAGAGGGCCAAGCAACACCTGGAATTACGGCGGCTCCTTCATTGGTCCCATCTTTACAGCAAGCAATATCGAAGGTCAGGTGAGAGGGGCGGAGGCAGGCCAGAGGGCAGCGATCATCACCTATGAACAGACGATCCAGAAGGCCTTTGCCGATGTTGAGAATGCCCTGATTTCGAGTCAGAAACTGGGGGAACAGCTTTCGGCAGAGCAGAAGAAGGTTGCCTCATACAAGGAATATGCCCGTCTCGCCCGGCTTCAGTATACGGGGGGATATGCGCCCTACCTTAATGTTCTTTATGCAGAGGCGCAGCTCTTCCCCTCTGAATTGAGTGTAGTGCAGACACGGGGAGGCAACCTGGTGGCCCTCGTGAATATCTATAAGGCAATGGGGGGCGGATGGGTTACGGAAGCAGAAAAACAGACCAAGACGGCTACGTCGAATCATTCAACGGGAAACTGA
- a CDS encoding multidrug efflux RND transporter permease subunit translates to MFSKFFIERPIFATVISLIIVIAGLVAMKLLPVAQYPTITPVQIQVTTTYPGADSKTVGDSVAAPIETQINGVDNMIYMTSVSSNTGQMTITVYFTLDTDPDMAQVLVQNRVALATPQLPQTVTQYGVSVQKKSASPLMVVSLYNKDGRYSPEYVTNYTNVYVLDAIKRVNGAGQAAIPGVPDQAMRIWMNPDKMASLGITTSDIQRAVANQNALFGAGQVGQEPSDDKTQLTFPVVTQAPFMQSAEYENIILRADADGTAIVRVKDVARAEVGRRQYIDDNKLNGMPSTPIIVYQQPGANGIEVSKAVRKVMADLKSTMPDGIEYVVSMDTTDFVQISIEEVIHTLFEAILLVILVVYLFLQSFRSTIICIVAIFVSLIGTFAGMLALGFSINLLTLFGIILAIGMVVDDAIVVVENVERNMVKLGLPPKEATIKAMGEIGSSLIAVVLVMASVFIPAAFLPGTTGQLYKQFAITIVISVTLSGFTALTLSPAMCGFMLKHTVPSERGIFKYFSRFFAWFNRGFDRFTVMFGDAVVLMIKRMTIAFVLLAFMIWGLVHLFMSIPTSFVPNEDQGYMFIQVMMPDAASMQRTSQTTAKVDELLAKNPAVAHRTILNGFSIIDGQYKPNVATFFVTFKDFKKRYSTKERAQKESAGAVVRDIAAKARAIDTGVVIPIEPPSIPGIGTTGGFEFWIQDKGAGDPKRLDDITQQFIAKARTRPELAHLNTTFRAASQQLKAEVDRSKAVLLGVPVEDVYNAVQAQFGSIQVSQFNQYSRVWNVVLQSDAPFRRKPSDITRLYTRSSNGQMVPLSALVTTRYITGPDFLPHFNGFPAAQITGGAAPGHSSGSAIKAIEEVAKEVLPKGYDFAWSGMAYEEKKSGGTSTAAFAFGLIIVFLILAAQFESWTLPGSVMTAVPFGILGALMFNWLRGLENDVYFQIGLLVLIGLGAKNAVLRVTFAVELRKQGLSIMDATIKAGEERLRPIIMTSLAFILGVLPLALATGAGANARHSIGTGIMGGMIGEATLAMLYVPLFFYLFDRLAEGSEKKKKAISEGEPPAPKPYTTEEGK, encoded by the coding sequence ATGTTCTCCAAATTTTTTATAGAACGTCCCATCTTTGCAACGGTCATCTCCCTCATTATCGTGATTGCCGGATTGGTGGCGATGAAGCTCCTGCCGGTGGCTCAATACCCGACGATCACTCCGGTACAGATTCAGGTGACGACCACCTATCCCGGGGCCGATTCGAAGACTGTCGGCGATTCCGTGGCCGCGCCCATCGAGACCCAGATCAACGGTGTGGACAACATGATTTACATGACCTCTGTCAGTTCCAATACCGGTCAAATGACGATTACGGTCTATTTTACTCTGGACACCGACCCGGATATGGCTCAGGTGCTGGTGCAGAACCGAGTCGCTCTTGCCACGCCGCAGCTCCCCCAGACGGTGACTCAGTACGGGGTCTCGGTTCAGAAAAAATCTGCCAGCCCTCTGATGGTTGTCTCTCTCTACAATAAGGATGGCCGCTACAGTCCAGAGTATGTGACGAACTATACCAACGTCTACGTCCTCGACGCAATTAAGAGGGTGAACGGGGCTGGACAGGCGGCGATCCCCGGCGTACCGGACCAGGCCATGCGCATCTGGATGAATCCGGACAAGATGGCCTCCTTGGGCATTACGACTTCCGATATCCAGCGGGCTGTGGCGAATCAAAATGCCCTTTTCGGGGCAGGCCAGGTGGGTCAGGAGCCGAGCGATGACAAGACGCAGTTGACCTTCCCCGTGGTGACCCAGGCTCCCTTTATGCAGTCTGCCGAGTACGAAAACATTATCCTCCGGGCGGATGCTGACGGAACCGCCATAGTCCGCGTCAAGGATGTTGCCCGTGCCGAGGTGGGCCGCAGGCAGTATATTGATGACAATAAGCTGAACGGAATGCCCTCCACTCCCATCATTGTCTATCAGCAGCCCGGGGCAAACGGCATCGAGGTTTCCAAGGCAGTAAGAAAAGTGATGGCGGACCTGAAATCAACTATGCCTGACGGCATTGAATATGTCGTCTCCATGGATACCACCGACTTCGTACAGATCTCTATCGAGGAGGTTATTCACACCCTGTTCGAAGCCATTCTGCTCGTGATTCTGGTGGTCTACCTCTTTCTTCAGAGTTTTCGCTCCACCATCATCTGTATCGTTGCAATTTTTGTCTCTCTGATCGGTACTTTTGCCGGTATGCTGGCCCTCGGATTCTCCATAAACCTTCTCACCCTTTTCGGTATTATTCTCGCCATCGGTATGGTTGTGGACGATGCCATCGTGGTTGTGGAGAACGTGGAACGAAACATGGTCAAGCTGGGGCTTCCTCCCAAGGAAGCTACCATCAAGGCCATGGGGGAGATCGGGTCATCCCTCATCGCGGTTGTGCTCGTCATGGCGTCGGTCTTTATTCCCGCAGCCTTTCTTCCCGGTACCACAGGACAGCTCTACAAGCAGTTCGCTATTACCATCGTAATCTCCGTGACTCTCTCAGGTTTTACGGCCCTTACCCTGAGTCCTGCCATGTGCGGATTCATGTTGAAACATACGGTCCCCTCCGAGCGGGGCATTTTTAAATATTTCAGCCGTTTCTTCGCATGGTTTAACCGGGGGTTCGACCGTTTTACCGTAATGTTCGGCGATGCGGTGGTGCTCATGATCAAACGGATGACCATCGCCTTTGTGCTTCTCGCATTCATGATCTGGGGGCTGGTTCATCTTTTCATGAGCATCCCGACCAGTTTTGTGCCTAATGAGGACCAAGGTTACATGTTTATCCAGGTGATGATGCCCGACGCGGCAAGCATGCAACGAACGTCTCAGACGACAGCCAAGGTGGATGAGCTGCTTGCAAAGAATCCGGCAGTGGCCCATCGAACCATCCTCAACGGCTTCAGTATCATTGACGGTCAATACAAACCGAACGTGGCGACCTTTTTTGTGACCTTTAAAGACTTCAAGAAACGGTATTCTACAAAAGAACGGGCTCAAAAAGAGAGCGCCGGCGCAGTAGTGCGGGATATTGCCGCCAAGGCGCGGGCGATAGATACGGGAGTGGTTATCCCCATCGAACCGCCGAGTATCCCCGGGATCGGCACTACAGGGGGATTCGAGTTCTGGATTCAGGACAAAGGTGCGGGAGATCCCAAACGGCTTGATGATATTACCCAGCAGTTTATCGCCAAAGCCCGGACGAGGCCGGAACTCGCTCACCTCAATACGACCTTCCGCGCTGCATCGCAACAGTTGAAAGCCGAAGTTGACCGTTCCAAAGCAGTACTCCTTGGCGTGCCCGTGGAGGATGTGTACAATGCCGTTCAGGCCCAGTTCGGATCGATCCAGGTCAGTCAGTTCAACCAATACAGCAGGGTATGGAACGTGGTCCTACAATCGGACGCCCCTTTCCGGCGTAAACCTTCCGATATCACAAGGCTTTACACGAGGTCGAGTAATGGCCAGATGGTACCCCTGTCGGCCCTTGTGACAACCCGTTATATCACAGGCCCCGACTTCCTTCCTCATTTCAATGGTTTTCCTGCTGCCCAGATCACGGGCGGCGCTGCGCCGGGGCATAGCTCCGGAAGTGCAATCAAGGCAATAGAGGAGGTGGCGAAGGAGGTGCTTCCCAAAGGCTATGACTTTGCGTGGTCAGGTATGGCCTACGAGGAAAAGAAATCGGGTGGAACCTCTACAGCAGCTTTTGCATTCGGTCTCATCATCGTTTTTCTTATACTGGCCGCCCAGTTCGAGTCGTGGACTCTTCCCGGTTCCGTCATGACCGCGGTGCCTTTCGGCATTCTCGGCGCTCTCATGTTTAACTGGCTGCGGGGTCTTGAAAACGATGTCTATTTTCAGATCGGACTCCTCGTGTTGATTGGACTTGGGGCCAAGAACGCGGTCTTGCGGGTAACCTTTGCGGTCGAGCTCCGCAAGCAGGGACTCTCGATCATGGATGCCACCATAAAGGCAGGCGAGGAGCGGCTCCGGCCTATTATTATGACATCCCTGGCCTTTATTCTGGGTGTGCTGCCTCTGGCCCTGGCAACGGGGGCCGGCGCGAATGCCCGTCACTCCATAGGCACCGGCATCATGGGCGGCATGATCGGCGAGGCAACTCTGGCCATGCTCTATGTGCCCCTCTTCTTCTACCTCTTTGACCGGCTCGCTGAAGGTTCTGAAAAGAAGAAGAAGGCAATTTCCGAAGGGGAACCTCCGGCTCCTAAACCATACACAACCGAGGAGGGCAAATAA